From the Solanum stenotomum isolate F172 chromosome 4, ASM1918654v1, whole genome shotgun sequence genome, one window contains:
- the LOC125861551 gene encoding uncharacterized protein LOC125861551, translated as MKDDEENLSIFTHPGRLSGEAKKRDLSLEEIKAAQTYILLNCQEVEPFVSMYVQRLQEEFPNLSQDQIDESLETYFSVWFKEYVRSNHIENEYLRSLAHGPLISVYSYPVCFVNGYKFHTVHRGSARSTMNSGVCISDPNTGDYYGRIQEIIQVEYRRAPLKQVMLFKCEWFDPALNIGVKVHNQYKLVDVNHRRRFKKYEPFILAMQATQVCYMSYPSTKKDKDDWLAVLKVNPRDVIELPDEGVITIPEPNLPFQVEEVEVHEIDMNIIVDETILLHDPNGEAIEMDEPIDYGLFPEHHELDEEFTEDEYETENESEEDDEQFEEEIDTD; from the exons ATGaaagatgatgaagaaaatttatcaatattcacccatccAGGAAGGTTATCGGGTGAAGCCAAAAAGAGAGATTTGTCTCTTGAGGAAATTAAGGCTGCCCAAACTTATATTCTTCTAAATTGTCAAGAGGTTGAGCCGTTTGTGAG CATGTATGTGCAACGTTTGCAAGAAGAGTTTCCGAATCTCTCTCAAGATCAAATAGATGAGAGTCTCGAAACATATTTTTCTGTATGGTTCAAGGAATAT gttCGATCCAACCATATTGAAAATGAATACTTGCGTAGTCTTGCTCATGGACCATTAATAAGTGTGTATTCTTATCCAGTGTGTTTTGTTAATGGATACAAATTTCACACAGTACATCGCGGTAGTGCAAGATCAACAATGAATAGTGGAGTTTGTATCTCTGATCCAAATACGGGTGATTACTATGGAAGGATTCAAGAAATTATACAAGTGGAATACCGTAGAGCACCTTTAAAGCAAGTTATGTTATTCAAGTGTGAATGGTTTGATCCGGCATTAAATATTGGTGTTAAGGTGCATAATCAGTATAAATTGGTCGATGTTAATCATCGTCGccgatttaaaaaatatgaacctTTTATTCTTGCGATGCAAGCAACTCAAGTGTGTTATATGTCTTATCCTAGCACAAAGAAGGACAAGGATGATTGGTTAGCTGTATTAAAAGTCAACCCTCGAGATGTCATTGAATTACCTGATGAGGGAGTGATCACAATACCAGAACCTAATCTTCCATTTcaagttgaagaagttgaagttcATGAGATAGATATGAATATTATTGTTGATGAAACTATACTTCTGCATGATCCAAATGGGGAGGCTATTGAAATGGATGAACCAATTGATTATGGATTGTTTCCAGAGCATCATGAATTAGATGAAGAATTTACAGAAGACGAGTATGAAACTGAGAATGAATCTGAAGAGGATGATGAGCAGTTCGAAGAAGAAATAGATACAGACTAG
- the LOC125861550 gene encoding uncharacterized protein LOC125861550: MTRGRGRGNISRANKMSIRGRGSTSRVNMPTVPIPITSSQQGGISSSSGPNNIIQVQTLVPTISPPVQTSDQCSTPSVHLEPAPVIPNRSNAIGEGASTDQRNVTGDSTSSQNNTIGEGESNSNPEQRTLVFLSAAGLEPSSTCSNRICESFKSELDPKGTNWKSVPQETKDFYLGEFEKEFYWDPSIDSEVKIQWRRKAARRYSDFISGLKKEGKRPKYISEEIWESWMSIWKKPEVIEKSKINSRNRCGGQDAVAKGTHTGGSITIGEHRKRLAIKNGRDPTPSEIHLHVHTDGHDGKSFVGERAQIVHEKYQEILQNQTQTQSEVDQWKAYYQATGGEKKRRIYGLGAQAKVFYGPNFRVSSGSDTSGSVPCPNAQTTPTENMDELVVRMIPSLTNHLLPIFVEQVRGLISPASSQADSAANHPSTIAPVIPAPIAKNIDEDRASLSEE, encoded by the exons ATGACACGAGGCAGAGGTCGAGGTAACATAAGTCGTGCAAACAAGATGTCAATTAGAGGTCGAGGTAGCACAAGTCGAGTTAATATGCCAACTGTTCCTATTCCCATAACTAGTTCTCAACAAGGTGGTATTAGTTCTTCTAGCGGACCAAATAATATCATTCAAGTTCAGACTTTAGTTCCTACTATTTCGCCTCCTGTTCAAACATCAGATCAATGTAGTACCCCATCAGTTCATCTTGAACCAGCCCCTGTAATACCTAATAGGAGCAATGCAATAGGTGAGGGTGCATCTACTGATCAGAGAAACGTAACAGGTGACTCTACATCTAGTCAAAACAACACAATAGGTGAAGGTGAGAGCAATAGTAACCCTGAACAGCGGACGCTTGTTTTTCTTTCTGCTGCCGG gTTGGAACCTTCAAGTACTTGCTCTAACCGAATATGTGAGTCTTTCAAGAGTGAGCTTGATCCCAAGGGAACTAATTGGAAAAGTGTCCCACAAGAAACAAAAGATTTTTATCTAGGAGAATTCGAG AAGGAATTCTATTGGGATCCATCCATTGATAGTGAAGTGAAGATACAATGGCGAAGGAAGGCAGCGAGAAGGTACAGTGATTTCATTTCTGGcttaaaaaaagaaggaaaacgGCCAAAATATATTTCAGAAGAAATATGGGAAAGTTGGATGAGTATTTGGAAGAAACCTGAGGTTattgaaaagtcaaaaataaattcaagaaatCGTTGTGGCGGTCAGGATGCAGTTGCCAAAGGAACTCACACGGGAGGCTCTATTACCATTGGAGAGCATCGTAAGAGACTT gCTATTAAAAATGGTCGCGATCCAACACCAAGTGAGATACATTTGCATGTCCATACAGATGGTCATGATGGAAAATCTTTTGTTGGTGAACGAGCTCAAATCGTGCAT gaaaaatatcaagaaatattaCAAAACCAAACACAAACTCAATCTGAAGTTGATCAATGGAAAGCATATTATCAAGCAACAGGaggggaaaagaaaagaaggataTATGGTCTTGGAGCTCAAGCAAAAGTATTTTATGGACCAAATTTTCGTGTCTCTTCTGGATCTGATACTTCTGGCTCAGTACCATGTCCAAATGCTCAAACAACACCGACAGAAAATATGGATGAGTTAGTGGTGCGAATGATTCCTTCGCTAACCAATCACTTGCTTCCTATATTTGTAGAGCAGGTACGTGGTTTGATTTCTCCAGCCTCATCTCAAGCAGACTCAGCTGCCAACCATCCATCAACTATTGCACCTGTAATTCCTGCTCCAATTGCAAAAAATATCGATGAGGATCGTGCATCGCTTTCTGAGGAATGA